In a genomic window of Meleagris gallopavo isolate NT-WF06-2002-E0010 breed Aviagen turkey brand Nicholas breeding stock chromosome 1, Turkey_5.1, whole genome shotgun sequence:
- the SMS gene encoding spermine synthase translates to MKEFFHSNLKRVKRLPAILRGGVIDRYWPTADGRLVEYDIDEVVYDEDSPFQNIKILHSKQFGNILILSGDVNLAESDLAYTRAIMGSGKEDYTGKEVLILGGGDGGILYEIVKLKPKMVTMVEIDQMVIDGCKKYMRKTCGDVLDNLKGECYQVLIEDCIPVLKRYAKEGRMFDYVINDLTAVPISTSPEEDSTWEFLRLILDLSMKVLKQDGKYFTQVWYLDVKKYYSISIVIYIFQIHLFLKKQNNKKQQNEQNIVASCFLSL, encoded by the exons atgaaagaattttttCATAGCAATCTGAAAAGGGTAAAGCG ATTGCCAGCCATTTTGAGAGGAGGTGTCATCGATAGATACTGGCCCACAGCCGATGGGCGCTTGGTTGAGTATGACATAGATGAAGTTGTTTATGATGAAGATTCACCTTTTCAGAACATTAAAATTCTGCATTCAAAACAGTTTGGGAATATTCTTATCCTCAGTGGGGATGTTA aTCTGGCAGAAAGTGACCTGGCATATACTCGAGCCATAATGGGCAGCGGAAAGGAAGATTACACTGGCAAAGAAGTGCTGATCCTTGGAGGTGGTGATGGGGGTATTCTGTATGAGATAGTCAAACTGAAGCCAAAGATGGTTACTATGGTAGAG ATTGACCAAATGGTGATCGACGGGTGTAAAAAGTACATGCGTAAAACCTGCGGAGATGTCTTAGACAATCTGAAAGGAGAGTGCTATcag GTTCTAATTGAAGACTGTATTCCTGTATTGAAGAGGTATGCCAAAGAAGGAAGGATGTTTGATTATGTAATTAATGATCTGACAGCTGTTCCAATCTCCACATCTCCAGAAGAAG ATTCTACATGGGAATTTCTGCGGTTGATTCTTGACCTCTCAATGAAAGTCCTGAAGCAAGATGGAAAGTATTTCACACAGGTATGGTATCTGGATGTAAAGAAGTACTACAGTATAAGTATTGTAATCTATATTTTTCAGATacatctttttcttaaaaaacaaaacaacaaaaaacagcaaaacgAACAAAATATAGTAGCaagctgttttctctccttATAG